The DNA region ttcccatcactcaggtttgaccctttttattacgctgtgctttgtgtttgtgttcagtatgtcttgtgttcactacaggttccagagtcgactcacctacgactcgctccagtttgaaggcctcaacatcagcgcgggggagctgaagcggcagatcatgaggagcaagaggctgaagttctgccagctgaagatcagcaacgcccagactgatgaaggtgagttgaggaaaagacacttcaactgttctacgctaacattagatgcgttacatcagacacttctggaagctgtaaggtggtgctgatgctgacatgtagggatgttttggctgttttaaaaggctaatggctctcaaagtataccgtgctccataattatgtgctgattctgattttattttgctgtcagaatacacagatgatgctctcatccctaaaaacacgtcggtcatcatcagacggatccctgcggcgggactgaagtcctcaaacagaagatttgttgggtaagtgctgtgaaatgagcacacgcgtcctctgttagatgttatatgaagactcctggtctgtccctggtgttttagtcacacaagctcctttgttttgcagacatcaagctggacgctggcgtgaaccttcacctagagctgatccttcactcctctcactggagcagttgttgaaggtattgaacaaatgaatagcacaatagcaaaacgcaatgtaaagcacacaatatacgcacacgcactcagcttcttagggagatttgagattgtttgaagggttgagggtgaaaaagattcaaatgtgcaaatgcctgtgaaacagactgagaatctggctgaggcaaaggcgtcagaggaggacaagctgaaagcggtgatgtaccagtccagcctgtgctactactccagcaggtgagcgttcagacactgacaggtttgctttgtgagagatgtctgagctgattctcatggttctgatgttcactagtgaggccatgaggctgcttgggatcccgggacaccacattaggcactgccccactaatgtggtaactgggttttccaagctcacggttgctgtgaacttgagctcttgtcctcatcagtcagattgtttgctcagagtttgactgtcactcctcaattcacagggcagccgctccgcgccgcacaagcgcatccggaagagcacagggattccccgcagcttcctgttggaggtggacgacccagaccgaaagggagtcatgatagacggcagcggcagatacgtcattcccattatagacgcgtgagtaaactgtacttggcatagccgcatgttctagtgtttgtccaaatctcacatgatgtctgcttgtgtgtgtttgcgctcgatctgttcagtgaggcctatgctgctgagaagagaaagaggccgtccttctcctgccagaccgagcctttgccctcctcgtcctcagcaggtgcggcatcttcggtccgggacgccggagggaaacggtcccgctccccatcttcaccagagacgcgcggcgaccagaagagaccacgtcgctgagagaccttcatccaagagacctggagccgacgtgtaaatattgtacatagtttattaataaaagataataaagattatagccgcatgaactgtgtggactggttaaccttcactccagcagtgcaacacacacatacacacacacacacacacacacacacacacgaatgaattcataaacacaatattatgaagttttgctttaatttaggaaaagagaaactc from Danio rerio strain Tuebingen ecotype United States chromosome 8, GRCz12tu, whole genome shotgun sequence includes:
- the LOC141375750 gene encoding E3 ubiquitin-protein ligase RBBP6-like isoform X1 translates to MSCVHYRFQSRLTYDSLQFEGLNISAGELKRQIMRSKRLKFCQLKISNAQTDEEYTDDALIPKNTSVIIRRIPAAGLKSSNRRFVGHQAGRWREPSPRADPSLLSLEQLLKTENLAEAKASEEDKLKAVMYQSSLCYYSSRAAAPRRTSASGRAQGFPAASCWRWTTQTERES
- the LOC141375750 gene encoding E3 ubiquitin-protein ligase RBBP6-like isoform X2; protein product: MRSKRLKFCQLKISNAQTDEEYTDDALIPKNTSVIIRRIPAAGLKSSNRRFVGHQAGRWREPSPRADPSLLSLEQLLKTENLAEAKASEEDKLKAVMYQSSLCYYSSRAAAPRRTSASGRAQGFPAASCWRWTTQTERES